From Gimesia panareensis, the proteins below share one genomic window:
- a CDS encoding DUF1552 domain-containing protein, translating into MNNKINRRRFILRSVAGSLALPGLPSLMTSSFAGNSAIAESRGAGAGAQRFVAVGNLLGFQLKHFFPEKTGKDFEETILLKPLAANRDQLTVYRGLDHGLRGGHFAVHTFLSGLLHHESKNRTDGNVTIDQFIADEIGNQTRFPSLTVGSEGGIHGGCQLSWTKSGVRVPPITGPAELFDRLFVADSKQVQARKVKENSLQESILDSIHDEARSLSKRVNSEDKAKLDEYFSSIRDVEKRLKLRQVWSDQPKPKAPFDKPADKNTVEDLPMLYELIALALQTDSTRIATLEIGGSFLPQHLGINKSYHGLSHHGNNEESIGHLVTLEQYQIEQFGKFLTRLAGISDGDQTLLDSTAVLFGSGMGNANSHTNSDLPIILAGGGYGTGEFKKAPSKGPGKVPLCNLFLDIAQRMGVEKESFGTSTGRFS; encoded by the coding sequence ATGAACAACAAAATCAATCGTCGCCGATTCATTCTCCGTTCCGTTGCCGGATCTCTGGCTTTACCCGGGCTGCCCTCTCTGATGACGAGCTCATTTGCGGGGAATTCAGCAATTGCCGAATCTCGTGGGGCAGGTGCGGGGGCTCAACGGTTTGTCGCAGTAGGAAACTTACTCGGTTTTCAACTGAAGCATTTTTTTCCTGAGAAAACTGGCAAAGACTTTGAAGAAACGATACTGCTCAAGCCGCTTGCAGCCAATCGTGATCAGCTGACAGTCTATCGCGGACTCGATCATGGACTTCGCGGCGGCCACTTTGCCGTGCATACGTTCCTGTCAGGTTTGCTGCATCACGAGTCCAAGAATCGTACAGACGGCAACGTTACCATCGATCAATTCATTGCGGATGAAATCGGCAATCAGACACGATTTCCGTCACTCACGGTCGGTTCTGAAGGGGGGATCCATGGTGGCTGTCAGCTCTCGTGGACGAAGTCAGGTGTTCGGGTTCCGCCGATTACGGGACCTGCGGAACTGTTTGACCGACTGTTCGTCGCAGATTCGAAACAGGTTCAGGCACGGAAAGTGAAAGAGAATTCGCTGCAGGAATCGATACTTGATTCGATTCACGATGAAGCCCGTTCGCTTTCGAAGCGAGTCAACAGTGAAGACAAAGCAAAACTCGATGAGTATTTCAGTTCCATTCGCGATGTTGAAAAACGTCTGAAGCTCCGCCAGGTCTGGTCTGATCAGCCCAAGCCGAAAGCACCATTCGACAAGCCGGCTGATAAGAACACTGTGGAAGACCTGCCTATGCTCTACGAGTTGATCGCGCTGGCTTTGCAGACCGATTCAACACGGATTGCCACTCTGGAGATTGGCGGCAGCTTTTTGCCACAGCATCTGGGTATCAATAAGTCCTACCATGGTCTTTCGCATCACGGTAATAACGAAGAGTCGATCGGGCACCTGGTCACTCTTGAACAATATCAGATCGAACAGTTTGGAAAATTCCTGACCCGTCTGGCGGGTATCTCTGACGGTGATCAGACACTGCTCGATTCGACCGCGGTCCTGTTCGGCAGCGGTATGGGGAATGCCAATTCACACACCAACTCAGACTTGCCCATCATTCTGGCTGGAGGCGGGTATGGGACTGGTGAATTCAAGAAAGCCCCCTCAAAAGGCCCGGGCAAGGTCCCGTTGTGCAACCTCTTCCTGGATATCGCTCAGAGAATGGGTGTTGAGAAGGAATCGTTCGGAACGAGTACCGGAAGGTTCTCCTGA
- a CDS encoding ECF-type sigma factor, translating to MERLGHLGDERPRDIAVLKLEGYTNEEIAENLSVTVRTIERKLKRIRLAWGENN from the coding sequence ATGGAGCGACTTGGTCACCTCGGCGATGAACGTCCCAGGGACATCGCCGTGCTCAAGCTGGAAGGTTATACGAACGAAGAAATAGCCGAAAATTTATCGGTTACGGTACGCACCATCGAACGGAAGCTGAAGCGGATCCGACTGGCCTGGGGAGAGAACAACTGA
- a CDS encoding 3-oxoacyl-[acyl-carrier-protein] synthase III C-terminal domain-containing protein produces MPCYITRTASYLPGPAVENDEIERFIGSLDGEAATKEKILSMNGIVRRHYAQDQLQQKTHDVYGLAARAAQQCLSEYTAADTVTYLAAGTTYTPLAAPGFASILHHRLQADGYLNYPVEISSHAGICSSAANAMVAAIRSITAGHHRTALCVGAEHASEILKSSVIQPIDDRSQHDNLRNSRWFMSIFLRFMLSDGAGAFLLQDRPDSERLSLRVNWTHSMSFAHEAPLCMKLEGRTALLSQDLSVLSSYLVPLATKFLDIALETHHDSLDSYSTILPHMSSYFFRRKMERVIASHSSNPQNPVPYWTNLATAGNTGSASIYVMLDQFLRQHELRDGDRILLFIPESGQFNFVLVSLTVVMP; encoded by the coding sequence ATGCCCTGCTATATCACGCGAACTGCTTCTTACCTCCCCGGTCCCGCAGTAGAAAACGATGAAATTGAGCGGTTTATCGGATCGCTTGATGGTGAAGCTGCGACGAAAGAGAAGATCTTATCGATGAACGGGATCGTTCGTCGTCACTACGCACAGGACCAATTACAACAGAAAACACATGATGTTTATGGGCTGGCTGCCAGAGCCGCACAACAATGTCTGAGTGAGTACACAGCCGCTGATACCGTCACTTATCTTGCCGCGGGAACCACTTATACACCACTGGCGGCCCCCGGCTTTGCATCGATCCTGCATCATCGATTACAGGCAGACGGTTACCTGAATTATCCCGTGGAGATCAGTTCTCACGCAGGAATATGCTCATCGGCTGCCAATGCCATGGTTGCTGCGATTCGCTCAATCACCGCAGGCCATCATCGTACGGCACTTTGCGTCGGTGCAGAGCACGCCTCAGAAATATTAAAGTCAAGTGTGATTCAACCGATCGATGATCGATCTCAACACGATAATTTACGAAACAGCCGCTGGTTTATGTCAATCTTTTTGCGGTTCATGCTTTCCGATGGTGCGGGGGCTTTTCTACTGCAGGATCGTCCTGACTCAGAAAGATTATCTCTGCGAGTAAACTGGACCCACTCAATGTCGTTTGCACATGAAGCCCCGTTATGCATGAAGCTGGAAGGCCGCACAGCTCTGCTGAGCCAGGATCTTTCTGTTTTGTCGAGCTATCTGGTTCCGCTGGCAACCAAATTTCTGGATATCGCTCTCGAAACACATCACGATTCTCTCGACTCGTATTCAACCATTTTGCCCCATATGTCGTCCTATTTCTTTCGTCGTAAAATGGAACGTGTCATCGCATCTCATTCCAGTAATCCACAGAATCCGGTTCCCTATTGGACCAATCTTGCCACCGCGGGAAATACCGGTTCTGCCAGCATCTACGTCATGTTGGACCAGTTCCTGAGACAGCATGAGCTACGAGATGGCGACCGGATTTTGCTGTTCATTCCGGAGTCGGGACAATTCAATTTTGTGCTTGTCAGTTTAACTGTGGTGATGCCATGA
- a CDS encoding polyribonucleotide nucleotidyltransferase, with translation MLKTSRRRFLFYGINSVLTCSLTGCGTILYPERRGQPSGPLDWKIVGLDSIGLLFFFIPGVIAFAVDFINGTIYLPTYEYGEYGMTDQNNQDAKLRSVSIPPNRISTAEISEVVSKHSGRKVILLPGEYETQPIKSIDEFWSVEREMNGQS, from the coding sequence TTGCTTAAGACATCTCGCCGCCGTTTTCTGTTTTATGGAATCAATAGTGTACTAACCTGTTCTCTAACTGGTTGTGGAACAATTCTGTACCCTGAACGCAGAGGACAGCCTTCCGGGCCGCTTGACTGGAAAATCGTCGGCCTTGACTCAATAGGCCTTTTGTTTTTCTTTATACCAGGTGTAATTGCGTTCGCAGTAGATTTTATCAACGGGACAATTTACTTGCCGACCTATGAATATGGTGAGTATGGTATGACAGATCAAAACAATCAGGATGCAAAACTCAGATCTGTTTCAATTCCCCCCAATCGTATTTCCACAGCTGAAATTAGTGAGGTCGTTTCAAAGCACTCCGGTCGCAAAGTGATTCTGCTGCCTGGAGAATACGAGACGCAACCAATCAAATCGATTGATGAATTCTGGTCAGTCGAGCGTGAGATGAACGGGCAATCCTGA
- a CDS encoding SGNH/GDSL hydrolase family protein gives MQKIDFPRLLINLSLLLFLSACPAVAAEKSESLQLTLPPAFYAVPGVEMSIYYDNIVLTETPEKYRFEVSCKIGTAEQNRWTVTPKDSDVGQHPLSVKVTDADGKILGTAKTTLHVAAANSGSERDTCRLLIIGDSLTHATTYSNEIARLLSTPGNPKWQMLGTHKPKSAAKGVAHEGYGGWTWQRFVSKYEPHPDGTYRKRSSPFVYLGKDGKPGLDFKRYFKEECNGNTPDVVIIMLGINDCFSAKQDAIDDKIDGMFTQADILIKALQAAAPQAEVGICLTTPGNSRQEAFYANYKDRYSRWGWKKIQHRLVQRQIEKFAGREQENLFIIPTELNLDIVDGYPVNNGVHPNKLGYQQIGASIYSWLKFRFAK, from the coding sequence GTGCAAAAAATAGACTTCCCCCGATTGCTGATCAATTTATCGCTCCTCTTATTTCTCTCAGCCTGTCCTGCAGTCGCAGCAGAGAAATCAGAATCTCTGCAACTGACACTGCCACCCGCGTTTTATGCGGTGCCCGGCGTGGAAATGAGTATCTATTACGACAACATCGTGTTGACTGAAACGCCAGAGAAATATCGGTTTGAGGTCAGTTGTAAAATCGGTACTGCTGAGCAGAATCGCTGGACGGTCACGCCGAAAGATTCCGATGTGGGGCAACATCCGTTGTCGGTGAAGGTGACCGACGCTGACGGGAAAATTCTGGGAACAGCGAAAACCACCCTGCATGTTGCTGCGGCCAATTCGGGTTCCGAGCGCGACACCTGTCGGTTGTTAATCATTGGTGACAGCCTGACCCACGCCACCACATACTCCAACGAAATCGCCCGGCTGCTCTCCACTCCCGGCAATCCAAAATGGCAAATGCTGGGAACGCACAAACCGAAGTCCGCTGCGAAAGGCGTCGCGCATGAAGGTTACGGTGGTTGGACCTGGCAGCGGTTCGTCTCGAAGTACGAGCCCCACCCCGATGGAACGTACCGCAAACGCAGCAGCCCGTTTGTATATCTCGGTAAAGACGGTAAGCCGGGCCTGGATTTCAAACGCTACTTTAAAGAAGAATGTAATGGTAACACGCCAGACGTCGTGATTATTATGCTGGGCATTAACGATTGTTTCTCGGCGAAACAGGACGCCATTGATGACAAAATCGATGGTATGTTCACGCAGGCAGACATCTTAATCAAAGCCCTGCAGGCGGCCGCGCCTCAGGCTGAGGTGGGGATCTGTTTAACCACTCCGGGGAATTCCCGTCAGGAAGCATTTTATGCCAACTACAAAGACCGCTACAGCCGTTGGGGCTGGAAGAAAATTCAACATCGGCTGGTACAACGGCAAATCGAAAAATTCGCAGGTCGCGAACAAGAAAACCTGTTTATCATCCCTACCGAGTTAAACCTCGATATTGTGGACGGCTATCCGGTCAACAACGGCGTTCACCCGAATAAGCTCGGTTACCAGCAAATTGGAGCCAGTATCTATTCGTGGTTGAAGTTCCGCTTTGCAAAGTGA
- a CDS encoding IS5 family transposase (programmed frameshift), with protein MTRVSRPATGRNITGSRTEPKPQLSDEQWLLIKDLFPEPPVNAAGGRPRVAARECLEGILWVLRTGARWKDLPTFLPSPSTCWRRFKEWTEDGVFLEAWQRLLEHLDRRKLVVWSEAFGDGTFCPAKKGAPDVGKTKRGKGTKLMLLVDGNGLPLALDRASASPAEVKLIESLLDQRVLPRDPDRLIYDRAADSDPLRTELAERQIELICPHRKNRVKPATQDGRALRRYRRRWKVERTISWLFNFRRLVIRYERYSHLFLGFAQLACVFTLLNKL; from the exons ATGACCCGCGTGTCACGACCTGCCACAGGTCGCAACATTACCGGGTCCAGGACGGAACCAAAACCACAACTCTCGGACGAGCAATGGCTTCTGATCAAAGATCTGTTTCCAGAACCACCGGTAAACGCAGCCGGAGGGCGGCCCAGAGTGGCTGCCCGCGAGTGCCTCGAAGGAATCCTTTGGGTATTAAGGACCGGTGCCCGATGGAAAGATTTACCAACATTTTTACCATCTCCCAGCACCTGCTGGCGGCGTTTCAAGGAATGGACCGAAGACGGTGTCTTCCTGGAAGCGTGGCAGCGATTGCTCGAACACTTAGACCGCCGGAAGCTGGTTGTCTGGTCGGAAGCATTCGGGGATGGCACATTCTGCCCCGCAAAAAAAGGGGCGC CCGATGTCGGAAAGACAAAACGGGGAAAGGGAACCAAGCTTATGCTGCTGGTCGACGGAAACGGGCTCCCTCTCGCTTTGGATCGTGCCAGTGCCTCTCCGGCAGAGGTGAAGCTGATTGAATCCCTGCTGGACCAGCGAGTTTTGCCACGCGACCCCGATCGCCTGATTTATGATCGTGCGGCCGACAGCGATCCCCTGCGCACAGAGCTGGCGGAACGGCAGATAGAGCTGATCTGTCCGCATCGCAAGAACCGTGTGAAACCAGCGACGCAAGACGGGCGTGCTCTGCGGCGATATCGACGCCGCTGGAAAGTCGAACGCACCATCAGCTGGCTGTTCAACTTTCGTCGTCTGGTAATACGATATGAACGATACAGTCATTTGTTTTTAGGATTCGCACAACTCGCGTGCGTGTTCACCTTACTTAATAAGTTATGA
- a CDS encoding NAD(P)-binding domain-containing protein, translated as MSYETTSRQFSCFTPFDASVKPDGGASRSEFFRNDEYGQYLEQFSETFSLHGNIVTQHRVDRICRDVDRDGWELLITDLKEGQAESTTEYFDCVILCTGLTAAPVQIDCKIKTLSVSELHHPDGLGHISDQRIVVIGGGESAVDYANRLSQPELNNKVYLSLRSGIRVSPRYHPIRGVPSDFLRNRLMLSIHEDIRNWIGQRFVEMRIRYQEIFRRLFPAKEVNNLSPTEIDQDVSQIRKAWAYKLTKAAKDDLFNMFHNKSDDFLDAVAEGRITIVGPPNNDQFTVFRSFDSDYEEHIEPTLVVPAVGYQERLSELSAGHIQLSDFYMGCIHTTHPDLFLVGFARPIIGNIPSISEVQARFVCGLIAETFPRPANIVALHRADALSRKVRYKHLRLESIYPVEMFPYCDQLARLMNTFPRLRSIGSLAVWCRMQLTPATTLHYDYREKSSSELYASTPVYMPRSLIIFLLVIKPFDFVYRTFRRLVKRSSEP; from the coding sequence ATAAGTTATGAAACCACTTCTAGGCAATTTTCATGCTTTACTCCTTTTGATGCCAGTGTGAAGCCCGATGGTGGCGCAAGTCGATCTGAGTTTTTTCGGAATGATGAATATGGTCAATATCTGGAGCAATTTTCGGAAACGTTCTCGCTCCATGGCAATATCGTCACACAACATCGTGTGGACAGGATTTGTCGCGATGTCGATCGAGATGGCTGGGAATTATTGATTACTGACCTGAAAGAAGGACAAGCTGAATCAACCACAGAATATTTCGATTGTGTGATCCTCTGTACTGGCCTGACTGCTGCACCAGTTCAAATAGATTGCAAGATCAAGACATTGTCTGTTTCCGAACTGCATCATCCTGACGGGCTGGGGCACATTTCTGATCAACGTATTGTGGTCATCGGTGGTGGAGAGTCTGCCGTTGATTATGCAAACCGTCTTTCGCAACCCGAGCTGAATAATAAAGTCTATTTGTCATTAAGGTCGGGAATTCGAGTCAGCCCCAGATATCATCCCATTCGGGGAGTGCCATCGGACTTTTTGAGAAATCGATTGATGCTATCGATTCACGAAGATATTCGAAACTGGATCGGGCAACGATTCGTTGAAATGCGCATCCGCTACCAGGAAATATTTCGCCGATTATTTCCCGCAAAAGAGGTAAATAATCTATCGCCCACCGAAATAGATCAGGACGTGAGCCAGATCCGTAAAGCATGGGCTTATAAACTCACGAAAGCGGCAAAAGATGACTTGTTCAATATGTTTCATAACAAGAGTGATGATTTTTTAGACGCTGTTGCCGAAGGCCGAATTACAATTGTCGGACCTCCCAATAACGATCAGTTCACTGTATTCCGCAGTTTTGATTCCGATTACGAAGAGCACATCGAGCCGACTCTCGTTGTTCCGGCAGTGGGCTATCAGGAAAGACTGAGTGAATTATCGGCAGGGCACATTCAGCTTTCGGACTTTTACATGGGCTGCATACATACAACTCATCCAGATTTGTTCCTTGTCGGTTTTGCACGTCCGATTATTGGAAACATCCCCTCCATCAGTGAGGTGCAGGCACGTTTTGTGTGCGGGTTAATTGCAGAAACGTTTCCTCGTCCTGCTAATATCGTGGCACTGCATCGGGCAGATGCCCTCAGCAGAAAAGTCCGCTATAAGCACTTGAGACTAGAGTCAATTTATCCAGTGGAGATGTTTCCTTATTGCGATCAGTTAGCCAGACTGATGAACACGTTCCCAAGGTTGCGTTCTATCGGTTCATTGGCTGTCTGGTGTCGAATGCAGCTTACTCCAGCTACAACTTTGCATTACGACTATCGTGAAAAGTCATCATCCGAACTGTATGCGTCTACCCCTGTCTACATGCCCCGGTCGCTAATAATATTCCTGCTGGTGATCAAGCCATTCGACTTCGTGTACCGAACTTTTCGAAGACTGGTCAAGCGATCCTCTGAACCGTAG
- a CDS encoding IS5 family transposase, with protein sequence MSRHDLTITEWNAIRNYLPKKRSGKRGRPWVDHRKTINGIIWVLNAGAPWRDIPDCYGKWQTIYKRFRTWCQSGLWDRIWGRLIRRLQRNKQIDPSIWCVDGSIVRAHHSAVGGS encoded by the coding sequence ATCTCGCGACATGATCTCACAATTACCGAGTGGAATGCAATACGGAATTACCTTCCGAAAAAAAGATCTGGAAAACGGGGACGTCCCTGGGTAGATCATCGAAAAACAATTAACGGAATTATTTGGGTCTTAAATGCAGGAGCTCCCTGGCGAGATATTCCTGACTGCTATGGCAAATGGCAGACCATCTACAAACGTTTTCGAACATGGTGCCAATCTGGACTCTGGGACCGGATCTGGGGCCGATTAATTAGAAGGCTTCAGCGGAATAAACAGATCGATCCTTCGATCTGGTGTGTCGATGGCAGTATTGTCCGTGCACATCATTCAGCAGTGGGAGGTTCGTGA
- a CDS encoding sulfatase: MKAPQLLFVFVAICVPLEVANASDHPNVIMILADDLGYGDLGCFGCRDIKTPNLDRLASQGVRLTSNYSNSSVCSPTRLALLTGRYFQRLGLEWAVWYQAPNEGLPPQESSLASILKQAGYTTALAGKWHLGYEKGWRPNQHGFDYFFGCLGGNVNYFKHYDKTNTHDLFLDEKPLHTKGYVTDLTADYAIKFLEQMKEKPFFLYVAFNAPHFPFQGPEDEDREFSWHEGTRQGQYVLMVESLDRAVGRIVAAIDSNALRDETLIVFTSDNGGEKLARNHPLRGKKGTLWEGGIRVPAIARWPGKIPAGTATDAPVQTIDWSATVLALAGAKAPSNRPLDGVNLMPLLSGKGELANRPLFFRRALDPHRGNVKQQRAVRLGRWKYLDTPAGEQYLFDLDKDISEQTNLIEQDPRRAAKMASLLDQWEADVDPPLYDQRQQARKNRKNR, translated from the coding sequence ATGAAAGCCCCGCAATTACTCTTTGTCTTCGTCGCGATCTGCGTTCCCCTTGAGGTCGCGAATGCCAGTGATCATCCCAATGTAATCATGATTCTGGCCGATGATTTGGGTTACGGCGACCTTGGTTGTTTCGGCTGCAGGGATATTAAAACGCCGAACTTGGATCGATTGGCGTCCCAAGGCGTGCGCTTGACGTCGAATTACTCGAACAGTTCGGTCTGTTCGCCCACGCGTTTAGCATTGCTGACCGGCCGCTATTTTCAACGGCTTGGTTTGGAGTGGGCGGTCTGGTATCAGGCACCGAACGAGGGACTGCCGCCCCAGGAGAGTTCGCTCGCGTCCATACTCAAGCAAGCCGGCTATACCACCGCACTGGCTGGCAAATGGCATTTGGGCTACGAGAAAGGCTGGCGTCCCAATCAGCACGGCTTCGATTATTTCTTCGGTTGTCTCGGCGGCAACGTCAACTACTTCAAGCATTACGACAAGACTAATACGCACGATCTCTTCCTCGACGAGAAACCGTTGCATACCAAAGGCTACGTCACCGACCTGACCGCTGACTATGCGATCAAGTTCCTCGAGCAAATGAAGGAAAAGCCCTTCTTCCTCTATGTCGCGTTCAACGCACCACACTTTCCGTTCCAAGGTCCCGAAGACGAAGACCGGGAGTTCAGTTGGCATGAGGGAACTCGGCAGGGTCAGTATGTGCTGATGGTGGAAAGCCTGGACCGCGCCGTGGGCCGAATCGTGGCCGCCATTGATTCAAATGCCTTGAGGGACGAGACGTTGATTGTCTTTACCAGCGACAATGGCGGCGAAAAGCTGGCCCGCAATCACCCCCTGCGCGGCAAAAAAGGAACGCTCTGGGAAGGGGGCATCCGCGTGCCGGCTATCGCTCGCTGGCCCGGCAAAATCCCGGCCGGCACCGCAACTGATGCGCCCGTCCAGACCATCGATTGGTCGGCGACGGTGCTGGCTCTCGCAGGCGCTAAAGCTCCCTCGAATCGTCCCTTGGACGGCGTCAACCTGATGCCTCTGCTCAGCGGTAAAGGAGAACTCGCCAATCGCCCGCTCTTTTTCCGCCGGGCGCTCGATCCTCATCGGGGCAACGTGAAACAGCAGCGAGCCGTTCGGCTTGGGCGGTGGAAGTACCTCGATACTCCCGCTGGTGAGCAATATCTATTTGACCTGGATAAGGACATCAGCGAACAAACGAATTTGATCGAACAAGACCCCAGGCGAGCAGCGAAAATGGCGAGTTTGCTCGACCAATGGGAAGCGGACGTCGACCCGCCACTCTACGATCAACGCCAACAAGCCCGCAAAAACCGCAAAAACCGCTGA
- a CDS encoding DUF1592 domain-containing protein — protein MNTRPIKSLSMRAFRAVCGFAVCVSLLLPCSAAEPQHKYNPTVSRLLKKYCLDCHDKATADGEREFETFTLPLKTEQQLITADGIIDQMTLRKMPPEEADQPTDKERLALIGALRDSIQDARSQFESTGSRTIMRRLSNREYENTLATLFDRRVDTLGLTADFPKEETSQHMDNIGESLVTSGFLLDQYFQAASRLVEARLGKLEMKPKSWHFNGHFKQYEELSGSHRSVFNYRYLCLYEQPNTDTRQGGYGHIEDFLAGVPVSGLYDIQVQAQALHRDTHYDPKIFRIDFSEPFQLAVVPGDVKKGHIHYPQAIEPILASSIVPDDKPEWLKFRVWLEAGQTPRFIFPNGPYESRASVIALNKRYKDEFKKPETGVRRSALLREGELPHIRISEIKIHGPISEPGGSREEIAVFGKEGFQKDQALEQLFSFAKKAYRRPLNESDQRRIKVLYEQRLSEQATPRQSALDTVKMILCSPSFLYLSEITPEDELELHPYDLASRLSYALWTTPPDAELFTAAASGQLKNKEELQKQIRRMLKDPRSEEFVNGFLDSWLNLRAIGDQPPPRRAAWEYYAQNLPESMKEEARLFFRSLLDENGSVENFLDADFTFVDKKLAHLYQLPEKDKLRLKDGFQRVKLSGTKRRGGLLGMAGVLTVSANGVDTSPVTRGVYVLENLLGTPPPPPPDEVPAIEADVSGATTIRERLAKHSQDQTCYVCHRNIDPHGFALETFDPIGRWREKYPHPRGKGSGPKVDPTGKLPSGETFKDFESFKHVLLENRLDKFTHCLIEKLLTYSTGRQMERSDQYEIEDILQRVKAEDYGLQTIVIEVMTSRIFRSR, from the coding sequence ATGAATACGCGGCCTATTAAATCTCTCAGCATGCGGGCATTTCGCGCCGTTTGCGGTTTCGCCGTCTGCGTTTCCCTGCTGCTGCCTTGCTCTGCAGCGGAGCCACAACACAAGTACAATCCGACCGTCAGCAGGCTTTTGAAAAAATACTGTCTTGATTGCCATGACAAGGCGACCGCGGATGGTGAGCGCGAGTTTGAAACGTTTACTCTGCCGCTCAAAACTGAGCAGCAGCTGATCACCGCGGATGGGATTATCGATCAGATGACCCTGCGAAAAATGCCCCCCGAAGAAGCGGACCAGCCGACTGACAAAGAGCGACTTGCCTTGATCGGTGCCTTGCGCGACAGCATTCAGGATGCGCGCAGCCAGTTTGAAAGTACCGGGTCACGCACCATCATGCGTCGCCTTTCCAATCGGGAATATGAAAACACCCTGGCCACCCTGTTTGACCGACGTGTCGACACACTGGGATTAACGGCGGACTTCCCGAAGGAGGAGACCAGCCAGCACATGGACAACATCGGTGAGTCGCTGGTGACTTCCGGATTTCTGTTGGATCAGTATTTCCAGGCAGCCTCCCGACTGGTCGAAGCCCGTCTGGGAAAACTTGAGATGAAACCGAAGTCGTGGCACTTTAACGGCCATTTCAAACAGTATGAAGAACTGTCGGGTTCTCATCGAAGTGTCTTCAACTATCGCTATCTCTGTCTCTATGAACAACCCAATACCGACACACGCCAGGGGGGCTATGGGCACATTGAAGATTTCCTGGCAGGCGTGCCGGTCTCAGGACTGTATGACATTCAGGTTCAAGCCCAGGCGCTGCACCGCGACACGCACTACGATCCCAAGATATTCCGCATCGACTTTTCGGAACCATTTCAACTGGCGGTTGTCCCCGGCGATGTGAAGAAAGGACATATCCACTATCCCCAGGCGATTGAACCGATCCTGGCCAGCTCTATTGTTCCGGATGACAAACCAGAGTGGTTAAAGTTTCGTGTCTGGCTGGAAGCCGGGCAGACACCTCGTTTCATTTTTCCGAACGGACCTTATGAGTCGCGGGCGTCCGTCATCGCACTCAACAAACGCTACAAGGACGAATTCAAGAAGCCTGAGACGGGAGTCAGACGAAGTGCGCTGCTTCGCGAAGGAGAGCTGCCTCATATCAGGATCAGCGAAATCAAAATCCACGGCCCGATTTCGGAACCAGGCGGTAGCAGAGAAGAGATCGCCGTGTTCGGGAAAGAGGGGTTTCAGAAGGACCAGGCCCTGGAGCAGCTCTTTAGCTTTGCGAAAAAGGCCTATCGGCGTCCGTTGAACGAATCCGATCAACGGCGGATCAAAGTGCTTTACGAACAGCGATTGTCCGAGCAGGCGACACCACGTCAGTCGGCTCTTGATACGGTGAAGATGATCCTGTGCTCTCCCTCGTTTTTATACCTCAGCGAGATCACGCCCGAGGATGAACTTGAGCTACACCCGTACGATCTGGCGTCGCGTCTTTCCTATGCACTCTGGACGACACCGCCTGATGCAGAATTGTTCACCGCGGCCGCCTCTGGTCAACTGAAGAATAAAGAAGAATTACAGAAGCAGATTAGACGTATGCTGAAAGATCCGCGTTCGGAAGAATTCGTCAATGGCTTTCTGGACAGCTGGCTCAATCTGCGTGCTATCGGCGATCAGCCTCCGCCGCGCAGAGCGGCCTGGGAATACTATGCTCAGAACCTGCCGGAATCGATGAAAGAGGAAGCCCGCCTGTTTTTCCGTTCCCTGCTGGATGAGAACGGATCGGTAGAGAATTTTCTGGACGCTGATTTTACCTTTGTTGACAAGAAACTCGCCCACCTCTACCAGTTGCCTGAAAAAGACAAATTGCGACTGAAAGATGGCTTTCAGCGCGTCAAGCTCTCCGGTACGAAACGACGTGGCGGATTGCTGGGCATGGCCGGTGTGCTGACTGTCAGCGCCAATGGCGTTGATACTTCGCCGGTCACGCGCGGTGTCTACGTGCTCGAAAATCTGCTTGGAACGCCGCCACCACCTCCGCCTGACGAAGTGCCTGCCATTGAGGCTGACGTCAGTGGAGCCACAACGATTCGTGAACGACTGGCAAAACACAGCCAGGACCAGACGTGTTACGTCTGTCATCGAAATATCGATCCCCACGGTTTTGCGCTGGAAACATTTGATCCGATCGGCCGCTGGCGGGAAAAGTACCCGCATCCGAGAGGGAAAGGGAGCGGCCCGAAGGTCGACCCGACAGGCAAACTTCCTTCTGGCGAAACATTCAAAGATTTTGAGAGTTTTAAGCATGTGCTGCTCGAAAACCGTCTTGATAAGTTCACCCACTGTCTGATTGAAAAGCTGCTCACTTACTCGACCGGTCGGCAGATGGAGCGGTCCGACCAGTACGAGATCGAAGACATCCTGCAGCGTGTCAAAGCTGAAGACTACGGTCTGCAGACAATCGTGATCGAAGTCATGACTTCCCGCATCTTCCGATCGCGTTGA